The genomic region CTCATAAAAAATCCAACTGTAATAATGATATCATGAAGAGAGTTGTTGCTGATAAGTTTAAGACTATCTCTATGTAGTACATTTGATGGAAAGCTCAGTAATGAGCTCTTCTTATCAAGCCAATTATCAGCCCCTTCTTATGCTGTTCCTCAGTAGTTACATTTACTTCAGATAAATACAGTGCTTTTACTTCAGTGTAAAATACACAGTTCTCCTCCAGGATGTAGCCTAATATAACTTAAAATATAAACTATGTAGAAGTACAGCTAAAACacaatgcaaataaaaagcCTCATTTTACTGGAGCAAATATATTAATTGACACATCAAAACAGGTCATTTCGGTCAGAAACTATGCAAGGCATAAAGCATACACATACTAAAAATGGCATTCAGTACTACTTCAGATATGAAAGAAATGtatgcaaaaccaaaccaggctGCCTCAAAACTGTGTAACTGCATTGACACGATGGCTGACAGTCAGAAACATTCACTGTAAGCACCACTACCTAAATTCTAATGCAACAACTGACATGgtcccagccccagcttccCAAAGCAAACTAAGAcacaaaatctgctttaaagGTATTTGTATATCCTTCTGCATCCACATTCCTCCAAATGCTACATTAtaagcagcagctgagatggCTAATTTTATGGTCCCTTTGCAATAGCTACTGTATAATGAAGTGGAGctgtaaaagaaacattttcttcagcataCACGTGCTTCTAGTGATGATTATTACTGTACTGCCTCAGCACTTCAGGCAAGAAGTCTAAACTTACTTGTGTTTCTACTAGGAAATTTTAGTTTGAATATAGttcccaggagaaaaaaaaattatatactgCAGTATTTGAAGCCTTAATTCATGGGTTTTTTCATTGGAATTAGTGCagttataaagaaataaaatacactcTTGTAGATCAAACATGtcataaataaaagaaatgaaaatgcaaaagaaagagaTATACAGTATTTTGGAGACACTCCATTTAATATGACCTGGATTTCTTACCATCCTCTAATTATCCTAAGTAATGCTCCAATGGGAAAGATCCAGGACGTGGTATCTAGCATATCAGAATTAACTTCTTGTTTACTTTTGTCACCATAAATATCATAAATGATAATCTGAAACAACATACAATGCATATGAATGAAGGCCCATTCCAACATACAGTGTAGACAGTTACTTTTTGCTTGGAATAAAACCTATTTCACTTTGTGCCTGCTGAACTGATATGctacacattttcttcttttatgaaACACTACTGAACTAAACCAGCAGTTGCTgacagaattacagaaatacTAATGGCAGGATTTTTAATAACATTATCTCATTATTAGCATAGGCAAGTGttgctttcagtttaaaaactttACTGTAACAAATTATTCCATGTATCACACTGACCCATGGTGATGCAAATTATGCTTACCTTTCCTGGTCTTGGATTGCATTTGAGACTTGCCCTGTCAATGAGGTTCTGAAATTCAAAGGATATAGAAAACAACTATTAACATCTGCAAAAGCAGCATGAAGCATAGACAGATAATGCTGGGTCCATTATCCCTATAAATGCATGCCACTGTCACTAGGAGGAACAACCAAGATTTGTTTCACTGTCATTCAGAGTTGGTGCAGATAAGTTTGTAACAGAATGAATGAGCAGAAACCAGCAAGTACTGGAAAGGAACAACTATTACGGAACCTACAACTTAGGGAAATGCATTACCCTTTTGCAGCAAATCATAAACAGCACGTACTTAACAGTGGCAAGACCCTCTAGCAAAGACTGAAATACTCTCAATATAATGGAAAGACTTTCTCCTTCAGTCACATATTTGGTCTATTCAGccctttcagttttaaaagaaacagaactgttTCCATGCCTTCATCTGccattgctttaaaaaaactaaatGCTAATCTATGGAAACAATTTTATTACTTGCTAACTGAGTTGCAGCTTGCACAAGACTCGGTAATGAATAAACATAGCTCAGTAAGCAGATATTTCTTGGACAACACACCTCTGCTAATCccagaagtggaaaaaattgAAGAACAATTTTCACACAAAAGGCGATTCTATAATCTTCATCTAAGATGTCCTTAGCTTGGACaagtctgtgttttgctgttatACAGACTTGCTATTATGTATATTTTCCTATCTGATTTTCTGTTCACATATCCTGTTTTACAATTATGTCAGTTTCATCTGTGTGCTGAAACAAGAACATTATGTTTTCCGAATTATTTTAtcagaaagcttttttaaaaaaaaaaaattatcatcttaAACAGCCTAATTACTTTTGTTTATGATAAAAGAATTAACCTTAAAAATAAGAGGAAGGAGAATAGGGAGCCAGCAATTTTCAGTCTGGGCTAATCACTTTGATTATTATATATGACACAACATCTTACCGCTGACAATTCTCCCAGTTTTGGCATGGTGTTGTCTTGAGACCAATGAATCTTTGGCTGCAACATTTCCTGCAGAATACTTCCAAATCTGTTCCCTTTCTCAGCGGAGGAGTTGCTGGCAGATTTCCAATACTGGTAGTACACACTTGTGGAGGGATGCTTTGGAGCAGCATCAGCCTCCTGTGAAATTGGCTCACATGGTGTCTGACTGGAAGAAGCTGCATCTGGAAACAGTTTTGGTTGTTCCTTAGAGTCAAGCtgttcttttgaaagaaaaagtgtttgttcaggaaaaaaagacttatTTTGGTCATTAGACTGAAGGGTTGTTTTTAAATTCCCTCTGCACTGACTGGAAAGGCAGTCATCTTCTCTCTCAACATCAAACATATTTTCTTCATATGTTGAGTCTTCCTCCTTGTCTACCACtctgtcctcctcctctttttcctcctcctcctcctcctcttcttcctctcctctgaaCTGACTAGTAAACTGCAAGCGCTCAGAAACTGACTGAAGAAGGGAAAGCACAGAAGCATTATCACTGTTATCTTTAGATATTCCACTAGGATGGCCCTCTGGTGACACATCTGTGGAAAGTATGTCTTCCTGGGAGCTGTCATCTTCGTATATCGGAGACAAAGAGAAAGGATACACTCTATAGCGCTTGGCCTCCACACTCAGAAAGGACTCTGAGCTACAGCTAGCTGTTGCTTCATTCAACTTGTTGTCCTTCCCATAAAGACAGGTTGGCTCATGCCTGTTCTTTGCTCTTTCACACATTAGATGATCTCGATTATCTGAAGGCAAGTcagaaggagaaagcaaacCAGTTTGCGTATCCTTGGTAGAGACAGATTTGTTCTCAGATTGAAGGGCACCTTCGTAAACGATAGTAAAAGAACTGTTTTCCCACTGTTCAATTAATGGAGAAAAGGCCAGAAGATTTGCTGATTCCTTCATGTCATTGCTGCAGTCCGAACTATTTTCTTCAAGCTGATCCTTTCTCCTCAGGTCTTGATCCTTCATTTCTATCTGCTTCAGGTTCTCATCATTTTCAGCAAAGATTGTGTTGGAATAGTTTTCCCCTTCGCTGTCTTCTCCAGTAACAGACAATTCAGGTACAATGAACTGTGCATTTAATCCAAGATTAACCTCTGGGGTCTCACTTGCCCCTTCTGCTAGATCCTCTTTACTCTCCACTGTATTTGAATCTTCTAAGGCTGCTTTTACTTGTGCAGGTACTTCTTCTGCAGCCTCTCTTCTGCAGTGCTCATATGGACTGTCCTCCGCACAGCTTTCCAAAGACCCCTGAGGACTGCTGTTGTCTTTGGATTCATTCTGCATGATGGTACAGTCCTCATTAGGCATGAAAGATGGCAAATTAACATCTACAGCTGGCAGTGATGTGCCCTCTGTTTTATTCATATTATTGCATGAATCCTTTAACTGCAATAAGAGAAGAATCTCATCAGTCACAGCAGCATCTCTACCTACTAAATGTAAAGAGCCATCAGATTTTCTACCACTTGCTGATGCTCCAGCTTTGTCACacatctctgctgcagccagatGTTCACACACCTTTCTACCGTGTCTCTCTTTTGCTGGTATCGTAAGATCTGATTCTGGACTTGCTGAACTACCAGTGGGTAGAAATCCATTTGTTTGACATGTAAATGCATTATTTTGTATCTTTTCACCTCCTTGGAGCCAATCTATGCCATTTTCCAACCTATCTGGAAGTAATGGAGAACCTGAGTGATCTGCCTTTTCACAGTTGTCTGCTACGCTCTGAGGTTCTACCTTCTCTGTTGGTTTTTGTACTTTAGTAGGTAACTTCATATCCCGCTTTAACAACTTTGGGGTTTCCACCTTAGGTTCAGGCTCAACTTCTTCAAAAGACCTTTTACTCTCACTGTCTTGCCACAGACTGGATGCCAGTTTTTGTTTGGCTGAGTTAATGACTTCatcaattatttcttttgcttttagtgCTATTGCACTATGTAGGTCAAATTTATCAGGGATGCAAGACAGTACCTTTTCATCTTTATTATTTGTATctactgtttcattttctgcaaatgAAGATAAGCTTCTGCCATTGCTCTCCTTAAAAGGTTTTAATGACTGAACAGCTGACTGgattttttctgcttccaaCTGTGCAGTTCCAACTTTCTGATTGGTTTGAATATCCATATTTACTAAACTATCCTTGCTCCCACAAAGCTGGCAAACACCAATGCCTTGTTTTGCTATTATTTCTTCTACAGCCAAGTGTAAAACCGATTCCActatttcttcagcttttttaaacaaaacagcagcatcttggaATTTAGCATGTTTTTGTGCCTTCACATCAGGATCTTCCCATACTTCCTCAGAACAGAGCTTATTTGATTTTGCAGGTGCAGCAGCTGTTTGATCATCCATCACAGAAGAGGCTTCTAAGATAGCAGGAGCATGGTTATCAACATTCACCTgtcccacagcactgctgcacaCATTTTCAGTACAGATTGTCTCAGATGCTACTTCCAGAGACTTCAAAGGACAGACAGGTAACAGCGTTGCCTCTGCCAAGGCACTGCTGTCAGCCTGTTGCGTGGAGGAGGACTCCTCTTCCCCATCACCAGCTCCATAACTGGAGGAATGGCTTCTCCCCTGAGCAATGTCCAATGGTTccaaggaagaaacagaaaggcTGGAGGCTTCTCTGCATCCTGGAGTAGGTGAGGAGTGCCTGGGGATACCAACACCCTCAACATCTtgtccagcagcagagcaatcAAGCATAGCAGGACTAAGCTCAGGTTCCAGAGAACTATCAGGGCATGAAGCTCTCAGATCTCCTGAGCAAAGTGACACCTCAGTCACTCTCTCCTCAGGGACTACTCTCCTAcattcagcagctggaaaaataacACTGTCTTGTACAGAAGCAGCAGACCATCTAGCAATCTGGCCATTTTCAGAATTAGTAGCAGGAGAAGGCATTTTTCCTTGGTTCTCACATGAAGATTCAAGTACTGAGCATGAGATCCTAGGCTTACTACCATTTGCcttcttggaagaaaaattgcTATGCCTATCTTCAGAAATAGGTGTAGATTCAGAAATGATGTCTTCATCAAGGTCTTTTTCACAGATGAAAGCAGAATGGTTGGTCAAAGGTCTTTCTCCGTCCCTCAAGGCAGCATTAGAAACCTCCAGAATGTTTTCTTGTGACTTAGAAACATCAGAGCAAAGTTCAGAGATGCAATCCTTACACTCAGATTTAACAAAAGCAACTTTGGTCATACTACCCCTATCAATTTTAGAAGCAGCAAGAGTATGATCATGTGTCCCGTCACTTCTGATTAAAAGGCAAGATGCAGGCTTTGCTGTGTTATCTTCTGTGAGTTCAACTAATGCCTTGTCAGGAACGTCTTGGACAGTTTCAAAGGAAACAGGACCACAGTTGTAGACAGGAACTGAGCTTTCCACGAGGCTCATCTCTACAGGATCAGAAGATTTGCTCTTTTCACCATCAAGACCAGGACAAAAGGCAGTCTTTCTCCCATCTTGTACAGCAGTGTCTCTTTCCCCCATAGTTTCATTTGCAGTCTTGAAATGCGGATAAAGAGAAGATGAGCAAGGGTCTCCAGTTTCACAAGAAGACTCATAAGTAACAGAGAGAGGTGCTGTCAGTTCATCAAAGTTAGATTTTACACCCTCATACCCATTTATGCATGGCGACACCTTGGCAAGGCTCTCCACTGCAACCTCAGATGCAGTCTTCATTGTTTTCACACCCTCCGTTTCTAGACAAATTAAATCAGCCCGCAGTGTGGAAGTATCCCTAGAATTCTCCACAAGGACAAACTGGTGATCATTTTGCACATGCTTAGGTTTTGCTAACTCACTCAGTTCTTCATTACAAGTCCCCATGACAGtatcttcttcatttttaaaagatgacaCTGAAGCAGCTAGATTACCTGCAACTATACATGTTCCCCCCCTGGATTCCATACTAGGTGAAGAGGGTATTTGTTCATTAGAAGGTAAAAGAGCAGTAGCAACAAAGTTGTGTggattttcctctccttctaCAGCTGCCACAATTTTCTGTGTGTCACTTTCTCTCGGATCACTATCTTTATTTGCACCACCTGTGTGCCAATCTACTTGCTTCTGAAATGCAGTAGTACTGGAATGAACGAGCTGGGCATCCAATGTTAGCTCCAAGTGACTATCTGCTTGATGATTACAGCAATATTCTGCCTTATTCACCTGTAGTTCATCATTAGCTGGTTTGGGTGAATGTAAACAATCatcctgtattttctgtgtgGACTCCTTACTAGCTGCTATACTACAGTGATTACCTTTATCAAAGTTAGAACTGGCATTTTGGTCTGCCTGAAACAGAGCTACTGCACCTCCTAGCaatccatctttttttccaaccaGATCACTTGTAGAACTCATTTTAAGGGAACTATTAATTTGGGGAGTGGAATTGACTAGGATCTCACTGTTTCTACTACTAGAGGACAATAGTGAATCTAGGGAATATGTCCTTTTAACTTCTGTTGCAGCTAAAGAAGGTGCGTGTTTGAAGTCAATTTCATGAGATGATTCAGTAGATGAAGTCGTGGCCTTTGAAGTTATTTGATGTTTACTTCCACCCCAGTAACACTGAGCTTTACCAGACTTTTTTGTTCCcattttaaatgcagaagaaTTTACTATAACACCGTCCTCACGATCTTCATActcattttctccattttcttttattacgTGTCCTGATTTTTGAAAGGCAGTCGTTTGGAtctctccattttcttttaccCTTGAAGCAATTTTGTTCTCAGtactttctcttccttttccagccATTTCTGATTGACTCCTCAGTAGCTGCCTAATCCTTGCAGAACCTCTGTATGTTGCATAAGTAACCGCAGGTGCTTCTGGCTTCCGTTGTATCTGCCTGTAACAAGGATCATTGTTAGCAGCATAAAACAGAATATCTGAATGGCTACTGTGATAATAAAGGTCAACACAAACTGCAGAGGATGTACAATACTATTTTGCTCCACATGTTAGCATTAGTAGACTACATGCAAGATGgtcttcctgctttttctgctatTCCTAAATAATGGATTTGTGtgacaaacaaaacacacactaCCTTTTACTGAAAAGGCCAAATTAATCTACAGGCAGAAAATAGTTGTTCCTATTAACAACTTACATCTTTCACTTTCTAATAGGCAATGGAATTACTATTTACAAATGCCACTGCAAGTTAAAAGTGCAGTGTAGTGACAGGAATAAACATACTTTTGTGAAGATGTTATACCTTAATATAGCAGGTCAATactttaaaactggaaaaaaaaatactgtatgaaTACTGATTAAAGTAGTGaatagaaatttaatttttaacccAAATTCTCAACACATTGTTAAGGAACAGGCCTAGGAGAAACAAATCAAGCAttgatcaagcattggaatgggctgccccgggaagtagtggattctccgtccctggagatatttaaaaagagactggatgtggcactcagtgccatggtctggtaactgcagtggtagtggatcaagggttggacttgatgatctcagagatgatcttccaacccagccaattctatgattctatgaaaacacgTGAAGAAAGGAAAGTACAACAGGAGTGGTTTTCTGAGCCACAGGGCAgtaaggaaggaaagcaaatggAGATCAGGTAAGAATGAAGACTGCTTGAATGCTGGAAGAAAttaacaaattaaataattaccatgggaaaaaaaaaaacccagaaaatacAGTATTGACCCTTCGCTGCCCTTTCTGCTATACTAAAGATGAGTTCAGAATCTGTCCCATTCAGTCTTCTGAAGAAGCAGTTTTCCTTCTATCTTAAAACTTGCAGACATCACAGATACTCCCCTTTCTTCCTAATGc from Heliangelus exortis chromosome 1, bHelExo1.hap1, whole genome shotgun sequence harbors:
- the CRYBG3 gene encoding very large A-kinase anchor protein, producing MMQKGDDKNVRYLEAACGGSFPLCCHRSPPATPGAPRAFAGGGSSPWFARRKEGAAGARIVLKHLPLPQLPRRATANRSHARQEPASRARLCLLPALRHLPQTRAEASPRARRGGRRGSSGSAPGRRETIAAAASRCRGDSLLGGSWRCLTSRQRPIPAAAAMSSGDSRRRAGPSWHSTFSRFFSRSPPGEGAVAPAPGRPAGAHSSENKGNEARNLKSKQKESTTLPALLKVCKNEEKNHSMEELSKSEIQEEMKKANSLPSLTPGIKTADKDKQPREGFFHFLGSLFNIATKSSLVDSKPSTFQDEPNRYEKDLQNTNTLLENIKPKRLKIEKPVCSSRVKEDSANKDVAIFNNIGKDTSQDLQGGCKRSADAHKQIQRKPEAPAVTYATYRGSARIRQLLRSQSEMAGKGRESTENKIASRVKENGEIQTTAFQKSGHVIKENGENEYEDREDGVIVNSSAFKMGTKKSGKAQCYWGGSKHQITSKATTSSTESSHEIDFKHAPSLAATEVKRTYSLDSLLSSSSRNSEILVNSTPQINSSLKMSSTSDLVGKKDGLLGGAVALFQADQNASSNFDKGNHCSIAASKESTQKIQDDCLHSPKPANDELQVNKAEYCCNHQADSHLELTLDAQLVHSSTTAFQKQVDWHTGGANKDSDPRESDTQKIVAAVEGEENPHNFVATALLPSNEQIPSSPSMESRGGTCIVAGNLAASVSSFKNEEDTVMGTCNEELSELAKPKHVQNDHQFVLVENSRDTSTLRADLICLETEGVKTMKTASEVAVESLAKVSPCINGYEGVKSNFDELTAPLSVTYESSCETGDPCSSSLYPHFKTANETMGERDTAVQDGRKTAFCPGLDGEKSKSSDPVEMSLVESSVPVYNCGPVSFETVQDVPDKALVELTEDNTAKPASCLLIRSDGTHDHTLAASKIDRGSMTKVAFVKSECKDCISELCSDVSKSQENILEVSNAALRDGERPLTNHSAFICEKDLDEDIISESTPISEDRHSNFSSKKANGSKPRISCSVLESSCENQGKMPSPATNSENGQIARWSAASVQDSVIFPAAECRRVVPEERVTEVSLCSGDLRASCPDSSLEPELSPAMLDCSAAGQDVEGVGIPRHSSPTPGCREASSLSVSSLEPLDIAQGRSHSSSYGAGDGEEESSSTQQADSSALAEATLLPVCPLKSLEVASETICTENVCSSAVGQVNVDNHAPAILEASSVMDDQTAAAPAKSNKLCSEEVWEDPDVKAQKHAKFQDAAVLFKKAEEIVESVLHLAVEEIIAKQGIGVCQLCGSKDSLVNMDIQTNQKVGTAQLEAEKIQSAVQSLKPFKESNGRSLSSFAENETVDTNNKDEKVLSCIPDKFDLHSAIALKAKEIIDEVINSAKQKLASSLWQDSESKRSFEEVEPEPKVETPKLLKRDMKLPTKVQKPTEKVEPQSVADNCEKADHSGSPLLPDRLENGIDWLQGGEKIQNNAFTCQTNGFLPTGSSASPESDLTIPAKERHGRKVCEHLAAAEMCDKAGASASGRKSDGSLHLVGRDAAVTDEILLLLQLKDSCNNMNKTEGTSLPAVDVNLPSFMPNEDCTIMQNESKDNSSPQGSLESCAEDSPYEHCRREAAEEVPAQVKAALEDSNTVESKEDLAEGASETPEVNLGLNAQFIVPELSVTGEDSEGENYSNTIFAENDENLKQIEMKDQDLRRKDQLEENSSDCSNDMKESANLLAFSPLIEQWENSSFTIVYEGALQSENKSVSTKDTQTGLLSPSDLPSDNRDHLMCERAKNRHEPTCLYGKDNKLNEATASCSSESFLSVEAKRYRVYPFSLSPIYEDDSSQEDILSTDVSPEGHPSGISKDNSDNASVLSLLQSVSERLQFTSQFRGEEEEEEEEEEKEEEDRVVDKEEDSTYEENMFDVEREDDCLSSQCRGNLKTTLQSNDQNKSFFPEQTLFLSKEQLDSKEQPKLFPDAASSSQTPCEPISQEADAAPKHPSTSVYYQYWKSASNSSAEKGNRFGSILQEMLQPKIHWSQDNTMPKLGELSANLIDRASLKCNPRPGKIIIYDIYGDKSKQEVNSDMLDTTSWIFPIGALLRIIRGCWIFYEKPKFQGQKYVLEEGETVLDHLWDLPGMKHHRRNLTVGSIKHVTKDCGVPEVEFCLGASTEGLPICIQSAVANLEELDLEKNPYISVKSGVWLAYSDFNYKGEMKVLEECDSQSEIPSADVKSLRPLKMGGLKVQMPMNVKIIIYEKTHFGGWCKEISENISSVPALFGCEEQFHKVGSIRVIGGVWVAYDEERYKGHQYLLEEGDYEDSHSWGATDSVLLSFRFLQADFIESSVALFQSDDEDGKVLDIINEEIPDLEMAGFGPETRSILVRSGVWVAYQQKYFCGEQYVLEKGKYKCFLDWGGSSKIIMSIRPIKLEPLGTNEPPHLLKAFSNTHFQGACIDFTAEVSDFPSFIPCSFKVLRGCWLLYYQGEITDNQCVLEEGLYVDLSSCGCPKATIKSLKPIQYVFAEPSISLFALECCKGRELHFSEPINSVLNEDLHFYTQSVWVRSGLWIAYEGCNFLGKQILLEPGEIPNWNEHSDWKVIGSLRPMKQPAVYLRVRNRAQGKYLTVAGSLADIRATSVYVSPYNGKNTQIWHYCHGLFKSKANNACLDVIGGRDVPGAKVVLWTEHGKDRQKWRVSEDGTISSYLSDQLVLDIKGGNYYDKNHIIMNQLVDDKYSQKWDIEIL